A genomic region of Saccopteryx bilineata isolate mSacBil1 chromosome 1, mSacBil1_pri_phased_curated, whole genome shotgun sequence contains the following coding sequences:
- the LOC136329501 gene encoding keratin, type II microfibrillar, component 7C, whose product MTCGFGSVGCGFGPRNFSCASACGPRPGCCCITAAPYRGLSCYRGLPGTFGSQSMCGGFRSGSCGRSFGYRSGGVCGPSPPCITTVSVNESLLTPLNLEIDPNAQCVKHEEKEQIKCLNSRFAAFIDKVRFLEQQNKLLETKWQFYQNRKCCESNLEPLFEGYMETLRREAECAEADSGRLASELNHVQEVMEGYKKKYEEEVVLRATAENEFVALKKDVDCAYLRKSDLEANAEALTQEIDFLRRLYEEEIRVLHAHISDTSVIVKMDNSRDLNMDCVIAEIKAQYDDIASRSRAEAESWYRSKCEEMKATVIRHGETLRRTKEEINELNRMVQRLTAEVENAKCQNTKLETAVTQAEQQGETAVSDARCKLAELEAALQKAKQDMACLLKEYQEVMNSKLGLDIEIATYRRLLEGEEQRLCEGVGAVNVCVSSSRGGVVCGDLCVSGSQPVIGSACSAPCSGNLAVNTGMCMPCCQLNTTCGGGTGGLGKC is encoded by the exons ATGACCTGTGGCTTCGGCTCCGTGGGCTGTGGATTTGGCCCCAGGAACTTCAGCTGCGCATCGGCCTGTGGGCCCCGGCCCGGCTGCTGCTGCATCACCGCCGCCCCCTACCGCGGCCTCTCCTGCTACCGCGGCCTCCCCGGGACCTTTGGCAGCCAGAGCATGTGCGGGGGCTTCCGCTCCGGCTCCTGCGGCCGCAGCTTCGGGTACCGCTCCGGCGGCGTGTGCGGACCCAGCCCGCCCTGCATCACCACCGTGTCGGTCAACGAGAGCCTCCTCACACCCCTCAACCTGGAGATCGACCCCAACGCGCAGTGCGTGAAGCATGAGGAGAAGGAGCAGATCAAGTGTCTCAACAGCAGGTTCGCTGCCTTCATCGACAAG GTGCGCTTCCTGGAGCAGCAGAACAAGCTGCTGGAGACCAAGTGGCAGTTCTACCAGAACCGCAAGTGCTGCGAGAGCAACCTGGAGCCGCTGTTCGAGGGCTACATGGAGACGCTGAGGCGGGAGGCCGAGTGTGCGGAGGCCGACAGCGGGAGGCTGGCCTCAGAGCTCAACCACGTGCAGGAGGTGATGGAGGGCTACAAGAAGAA GTATGAAGAAGAAGTTGTACTTCGGGCCACAGCAGAGAATGAGTTTGTGGCTCTAAAGAAG GACGTGGACTGCGCCTACCTCCGCAAATCAGACCTGGAGGCCAACGCGGAGGCCCTGACCCAGGAGATCGACTTCCTGCGGCGACTGTATGAGGAG GAAATCCGCGTCCTCCATGCTCACATCTCAGACACCTCGGTCATCGTCAAGATGGACAACAGCCGAGACCTGAACATGGACTGCGTCATTGCCGAGATCAAGGCCCAGTATGACGACATCGCCAGCCGCAGCCGGGCCGAGGCCGAGTCCTGGTACCGCAGCAAG TGCGAGGAGATGAAGGCCACAGTGATCCGTCACGGGGAGACCCTGCGCCGCACCAAGGAGGAGATCAACGAGCTGAACCGCATGGTGCAGAGGCTGACCGCCGAGGTCGAGAACGCCAAGTGCCAG AACACCAAGCTGGAGACTGCAGTGACCCAGGCTGAGCAGCAGGGCGAGACGGCCGTCAGCGATGCGCGCTGCAAGCTGGCTGAGCTGGAGGCCGCCCTGCAGAAGGCCAAGCAGGACATGGCCTGCCTGCTCAAGGAGTACCAGGAGGTGATGAACTCCAAGCTGGGCCTGGACATCGAGATCGCCACCTACAGGCGCCTGCTGGAGGGCGAGGAGCAGAG GCTGTGTGAAGGCGTTGGAGCTGTGAATGTCT GTGTCAGCAGCTCCCGGGGTGGGGTCGTCTGTGGGGACCTCTGTGTGTCCGGGTCCCAGCCAGTGATAGGCAGTGCCTGCAGCGCTCCCTGCAGTGGGAACCTGGCAGTGAACACTGGAATGTGCATGCCCTGCTGCCAGCTCAACACCACCTGTGGAGGGGGCACCGGAGGCCTAGGGAAATGTTAG